A genomic window from Aquabacterium sp. OR-4 includes:
- a CDS encoding S66 peptidase family protein has protein sequence MSTPPLLHALAPGATLAIIAPAGPAAAERVAAVPALLQAQGWQARLYPGCHARHPAHEFLSGPDAQRLADLQAAFADPQVDAVWCLRGGHGSARLLPAMDVAQLARRPKLLIGYSDITALHLLLDRLGWPTLHAPMPASDLLLPGREADAQALFTRLRQGWSAGEVLAPPLLPGAWRVPGTVQGRLLGGNLSLLAALCGTPWQPRTEGALLFIEEVGEPAYRIDRCLLQLRLAGLLEQAAGFVLGSFTDGAAVADTEAVLREHLAGLGKPVLAGWPTGHGSPHQPLPLGVAARLDSAAGTLTLLQDFLRPRGVA, from the coding sequence ATGAGCACTCCACCGCTGTTGCACGCCCTGGCCCCCGGCGCCACGCTGGCCATCATTGCCCCGGCCGGGCCGGCGGCGGCCGAGCGCGTGGCCGCGGTGCCGGCCCTGCTGCAGGCCCAGGGCTGGCAGGCGCGGCTGTACCCCGGCTGCCACGCGCGGCATCCGGCGCATGAGTTCTTGTCGGGGCCCGACGCCCAGCGCCTGGCCGATCTGCAGGCCGCCTTCGCCGACCCGCAGGTGGACGCGGTGTGGTGCCTGCGCGGCGGCCATGGCAGCGCGCGCCTGCTGCCGGCCATGGATGTGGCGCAGCTGGCGCGCCGGCCCAAGCTGCTGATCGGCTACAGCGACATCACCGCGCTGCACCTGCTGCTCGACCGCCTGGGCTGGCCCACGCTGCATGCGCCGATGCCGGCCTCCGACCTGCTGCTGCCCGGCCGCGAGGCCGATGCTCAGGCGCTGTTCACGCGGCTGCGCCAGGGCTGGAGCGCCGGCGAGGTGCTGGCGCCGCCCCTGCTGCCCGGTGCCTGGCGGGTGCCGGGCACGGTGCAGGGCCGGCTGCTGGGCGGCAACCTCAGCCTGCTGGCGGCGCTGTGCGGCACACCCTGGCAGCCGCGCACCGAGGGCGCGCTGCTGTTCATTGAAGAGGTGGGTGAGCCGGCCTACCGGATCGACCGCTGCCTGCTGCAGCTGCGCCTGGCCGGCCTGCTGGAGCAGGCGGCCGGCTTCGTGCTGGGCAGCTTCACCGACGGTGCCGCGGTGGCCGACACCGAGGCCGTGCTGCGCGAGCACCTGGCCGGCCTGGGCAAACCGGTGCTGGCCGGCTGGCCCACGGGCCACGGCAGCCCGCACCAGCCGCTGCCGCTGGGCGTGGCCGCCCGGCTGGACAGCGCGGCCGGCACGCTGACCCTGCTGCAGGATTTTCTGCGCCCGCGCGGCGTGGCCTGA
- a CDS encoding MCP four helix bundle domain-containing protein, with the protein MNLLHSLRHGQRFATALVLVLAVLGVLTGVSLSRAARLGQELERLEQVALPAARMVHDLALLADEARGLEALLLLLDDERERRDVEARLMQQRGRIAERLASQVSRLHDASDRKLLADVNSALGSWWSVQDQVLGAARAAVGNASEAGRARRLLAGESQLAYRQLLDTLERWWRHHDDLAQWSVKKARQEIALRLLPLLGGLLFATLAALLLALAQRSRLAAPAAVVAVAGSAAAAPAPAPAAGRLPPLDGSPAQAAHKLLSEIARQTADGPPRPPDAVAAAEVDARVDAGAGADAATATAAARVNPRT; encoded by the coding sequence ATGAACCTGCTGCACTCCCTGCGCCACGGCCAGCGCTTTGCCACCGCGCTGGTGCTGGTGCTGGCCGTGCTGGGCGTGCTCACCGGCGTGTCGCTCAGCCGCGCCGCCCGGCTGGGCCAGGAGCTCGAGCGCCTCGAGCAGGTGGCCCTGCCGGCCGCCCGCATGGTGCACGACCTGGCCTTGCTGGCCGACGAGGCACGCGGCCTCGAAGCCCTGCTGCTGCTGCTGGACGACGAGCGCGAGCGCCGCGATGTCGAGGCGCGGCTGATGCAGCAGCGCGGCCGCATTGCCGAGCGCCTGGCCAGCCAGGTGTCGCGGCTGCACGATGCCTCTGACCGCAAGCTGCTGGCCGATGTCAACAGCGCGCTGGGCAGCTGGTGGTCGGTGCAGGACCAGGTGCTGGGCGCGGCCCGCGCCGCCGTCGGCAATGCCAGCGAGGCCGGCCGTGCGCGCCGCCTGCTGGCCGGCGAGTCGCAGCTCGCCTACCGCCAGCTGCTCGACACGCTGGAGCGCTGGTGGCGCCACCACGACGATCTGGCCCAGTGGTCGGTGAAGAAGGCGCGCCAGGAGATCGCGCTGCGCCTGCTGCCGCTGCTGGGCGGCCTGCTGTTTGCCACGCTGGCGGCGCTGCTGCTGGCGCTGGCCCAGCGCAGCCGGCTGGCGGCACCGGCTGCGGTGGTCGCGGTGGCCGGCAGTGCCGCGGCGGCGCCCGCACCGGCGCCGGCCGCTGGCCGCTTGCCGCCGCTGGATGGCAGCCCGGCCCAGGCCGCGCACAAGCTGCTCAGCGAGATCGCGCGCCAGACCGCCGACGGCCCGCCACGGCCGCCGGACGCGGTGGCCGCTGCGGAGGTGGACGCGCGTGTGGACGCAGGTGCAGGCGCCGATGCCGCCACGGCCACCGCGGCGGCGCGCGTCAACCCGCGCACATAA
- a CDS encoding DUF1294 domain-containing protein translates to MRFEGTLTRWDDARGFGFLESSQGGEPIWVHARAISGLDGRPQAGQRFSFEVELGPQGKKRATAVKPLRAAPPPRAPRRGAVAAGGAASLLLLPAFALLALGVALWWRPPGWLLWLYVGASALAFVMYAMDKSAAERGDWRVAESQLHLVALAGGWPGALLAQQLLRHKTIKASFRQTFWGTVLANVAAFVGGSAWLARQAAG, encoded by the coding sequence ATGCGATTTGAAGGCACCCTCACGCGCTGGGATGACGCGCGCGGTTTCGGTTTTCTGGAGTCCAGCCAGGGCGGCGAGCCGATCTGGGTGCACGCGCGCGCCATCAGCGGCCTCGACGGCCGGCCCCAGGCGGGCCAGCGCTTTTCGTTCGAGGTCGAACTGGGGCCGCAGGGCAAGAAGCGCGCAACGGCCGTCAAGCCGCTGCGTGCCGCGCCACCGCCGCGTGCACCACGGCGCGGCGCGGTGGCGGCAGGGGGCGCGGCCAGCTTGCTGCTGCTGCCGGCCTTTGCGCTGCTGGCCCTCGGGGTGGCGCTCTGGTGGCGCCCGCCGGGCTGGCTGCTGTGGCTGTATGTCGGCGCCAGCGCGCTGGCCTTCGTGATGTACGCGATGGACAAGTCTGCAGCCGAGCGCGGCGACTGGCGCGTGGCCGAGAGCCAGCTGCACCTGGTGGCGCTGGCCGGCGGCTGGCCGGGCGCGCTGCTGGCCCAGCAGCTGCTGCGGCACAAGACCATCAAGGCCAGCTTTCGCCAGACCTTCTGGGGCACGGTGCTGGCCAACGTGGCGGCCTTTGTCGGCGGCAGTGCCTGGCTGGCGCGGCAGGCGGCCGGCTGA
- a CDS encoding sigma-54 interaction domain-containing protein, with translation MLSSAGLPQDTASLLKLAAQSMFDLYAQTVQGMMVVDREHRIVWISEGYKRFLPALGFAGEHEFVGQRIESVVPNTLLGQVIETGRPIMVDLLTNHAGTFLVSRVPLRDGQGLVIGALGMVLMDHPESTMQPLMAKFVRIQHELASTQRELAAEQSRHRRSKYTIAAYIGASPAALEVKRQARRVAGTESTVLLLGETGTGKELLAHAIHAGSARAAASFVGVNIAAVPDTLLEAEFFGVAPGAYTGADRKGRDGKFKLADGGTLFLDEIGDMPLALQAKLLRALQEQEVEPLGSNRVHKVDVRVIAATSRDLAGMVADGRFRADLYYRLHVLPIRLPALRERMADLEPLADSLLDDIARRAGLAHKSLSADALDRLAAHAWPGNIRELRNVLEQAALMTDEPVLHRSDIDRALGSAPGSLPAGAAAPGPALPPPRREPPARSALPPVAPTPEVAPEVAPEVVPEVVHPVAPETVPGALPVPPAIVPLPQAIAELEARAIREALAATGGNKLAAARLLGIARATLYEKLAAQGAPG, from the coding sequence ATGCTGTCTTCTGCCGGCCTGCCGCAAGACACCGCCAGCCTGCTGAAGCTGGCGGCGCAGTCGATGTTCGACCTGTATGCCCAGACCGTGCAGGGCATGATGGTGGTCGACCGCGAGCACCGCATCGTGTGGATCAGCGAGGGCTACAAGCGCTTTCTGCCGGCGCTGGGCTTTGCCGGCGAGCACGAGTTCGTGGGCCAGCGCATCGAGTCGGTGGTGCCCAACACGCTGCTGGGCCAGGTCATCGAGACCGGCCGGCCGATCATGGTCGATCTGCTCACCAACCATGCCGGCACCTTTCTGGTCAGCCGCGTGCCGCTGCGCGACGGCCAGGGCCTGGTGATCGGCGCGCTCGGCATGGTGCTGATGGACCATCCCGAAAGCACCATGCAGCCGCTGATGGCCAAGTTCGTGCGCATCCAGCACGAGCTGGCCAGCACCCAGCGCGAGCTGGCCGCCGAGCAGTCGCGCCACCGCCGCAGCAAGTACACCATTGCCGCCTACATCGGCGCCAGCCCGGCGGCGCTGGAGGTCAAGCGCCAGGCGCGCCGCGTGGCCGGCACCGAGAGCACGGTGCTGCTGCTGGGCGAAACCGGCACCGGCAAGGAGCTGCTGGCGCATGCCATCCATGCCGGCTCGGCCCGCGCGGCGGCCAGCTTCGTGGGCGTCAACATCGCCGCCGTGCCCGACACGCTGCTGGAGGCCGAGTTTTTTGGCGTGGCACCCGGCGCCTACACCGGGGCCGACCGCAAGGGCCGCGACGGCAAGTTCAAGCTGGCCGACGGCGGCACGCTGTTTCTCGACGAGATCGGCGACATGCCGCTGGCCCTGCAGGCCAAGCTGCTGCGCGCGCTGCAGGAGCAGGAGGTCGAGCCGCTGGGCAGCAACCGTGTGCACAAGGTCGACGTGCGCGTGATCGCCGCCACCAGCCGCGATCTGGCCGGCATGGTGGCCGATGGCCGCTTTCGCGCCGACCTGTACTACCGCCTGCATGTGCTGCCGATCCGCCTGCCGGCGCTGCGCGAGCGCATGGCCGACCTGGAACCGCTGGCCGACAGCCTGCTCGACGACATTGCCCGCCGCGCCGGCCTGGCGCACAAGAGCCTGTCGGCCGACGCCCTGGATCGCCTGGCCGCGCACGCCTGGCCCGGCAACATCCGCGAGCTGCGCAATGTGCTGGAGCAGGCCGCGCTGATGACCGACGAGCCGGTGCTGCACCGCAGCGACATCGACCGCGCCCTCGGCTCGGCACCGGGCAGCCTGCCGGCCGGCGCCGCCGCGCCCGGCCCGGCCCTGCCGCCGCCCCGGCGCGAGCCACCGGCCCGCAGCGCCTTGCCGCCGGTGGCCCCAACGCCGGAGGTTGCGCCCGAGGTTGCGCCCGAGGTTGTGCCCGAGGTTGTGCACCCGGTGGCCCCCGAGACCGTGCCCGGGGCCTTGCCCGTGCCGCCGGCCATCGTGCCGCTGCCGCAGGCCATTGCCGAGCTCGAGGCACGCGCCATCCGCGAGGCGCTGGCGGCCACCGGCGGCAACAAGCTGGCGGCGGCACGGCTGCTGGGCATCGCCCGCGCCACGCTGTACGAGAAGCTGGCCGCCCAGGGCGCCCCCGGTTGA
- a CDS encoding ATP-binding protein, giving the protein MNTPRLSPWFGIVGLALLATLLAAAFVQARQFALLNLTVQYQDDYLVLNLYQVETEYLRLREQWQKPAEQADSTALKLRYDIFLSRVGLLDNERASRLLGSSSQASTALSAIAAFTRRADLYLGDGTRADAISPQAADALLQDLLALDAPIHQLMLEASHRVAMQVTERQEKVRQHNRIGLALTGFLVAMVMLFAGLAMRQMRKLDERHQRLQTLADELRDARIDAEDANAAKSEFLADMSHELRTPLHGLLGMLSLVKDSPRDPRSAEWLGVADDSANHLLRLLDDILDLAKLESGSLRLVPQAVHLPTLLREVQALLLPNAQAKGLALQLEAADGLPAHVQLDPTRVRQVLYNLLANAIKFSDAGAIVLRCGRQAADDGAPRLVFAVADTGIGMDRHTLSQLFRRFGRADDPLARRQAGTGLGLAISRNLARLMGGEIAVRSAPGAGSVFTFHCPLLLSPAAPARPGLLPPAPLRSLSVLVAEDHPVNRLYMAALLERLGHQGRFAENGLEALQAVQAAAEQPFDIVLMDVHMPVMDGVAAIEAIRALPGTAGRTTIVALTADVFADTRERCLRAGVSEVVAKPVSLTGLQALFARLFGTATELPPVPALQVEGGDTVPLLDRQMLRNVRELMGAEQLPGLYGGFFQQVDDASRRMREAMREADAEALRRAAHSVKGAALNLGLSALAEAAATLSRDARQLGAAALALALQRFDETLAATRVLCVSEGLLATSPAATAPAP; this is encoded by the coding sequence GTGAACACGCCGCGGCTGTCGCCCTGGTTCGGCATCGTGGGCCTGGCCCTGCTGGCCACGCTGCTGGCGGCCGCCTTCGTGCAGGCGCGGCAGTTCGCGCTGCTCAACCTCACCGTGCAATACCAGGACGACTACCTGGTGCTCAACCTGTACCAGGTGGAGACCGAGTACCTGCGCCTGCGCGAGCAGTGGCAAAAGCCCGCCGAGCAGGCCGACAGCACGGCGCTGAAGCTGCGCTACGACATCTTTCTGTCGCGCGTGGGCCTGCTCGACAACGAGCGCGCCTCGCGCCTGCTGGGCAGCTCCAGCCAGGCCAGCACGGCCCTCAGCGCGATTGCCGCCTTCACCCGCCGTGCCGACCTGTACCTGGGCGACGGCACCCGCGCCGATGCCATCAGCCCGCAGGCCGCCGACGCGCTGCTGCAAGACCTGCTGGCGCTCGACGCGCCGATCCACCAGCTGATGCTGGAGGCCTCGCACCGCGTGGCGATGCAGGTCACCGAGCGCCAGGAGAAGGTGCGCCAGCACAACCGCATCGGCCTGGCGCTGACCGGTTTTCTGGTGGCCATGGTGATGCTGTTTGCCGGCCTGGCGATGCGCCAGATGCGCAAGCTCGACGAACGCCACCAGCGCCTGCAGACCCTGGCCGACGAGCTGCGCGACGCGCGCATCGACGCCGAGGACGCCAATGCCGCCAAGAGCGAGTTCCTGGCCGACATGAGCCACGAGCTGCGCACGCCGCTGCACGGCCTGCTGGGCATGCTGTCGCTGGTGAAGGACTCCCCGCGCGACCCGCGTTCGGCCGAATGGCTGGGCGTGGCCGACGACTCGGCCAACCACCTGCTGCGCCTGCTCGACGACATCCTCGACCTGGCCAAGCTCGAATCGGGCTCGCTGCGCCTGGTGCCGCAGGCGGTGCACCTGCCCACGCTGCTGCGCGAGGTGCAGGCCTTGCTGCTGCCCAATGCCCAGGCCAAGGGCCTGGCGCTGCAGCTCGAGGCCGCCGACGGCCTGCCGGCGCATGTGCAGCTCGACCCCACGCGGGTGCGCCAGGTGCTCTACAACCTGCTGGCCAATGCCATCAAGTTCTCGGATGCCGGCGCCATCGTGCTGCGCTGCGGCCGCCAGGCCGCCGACGACGGCGCGCCGCGCCTGGTGTTTGCGGTGGCCGACACCGGCATCGGCATGGACCGGCACACGCTGTCGCAGCTGTTTCGCCGCTTCGGCCGGGCCGACGACCCGCTGGCCCGGCGCCAGGCCGGCACCGGCCTGGGCCTGGCCATCTCGCGCAACCTGGCGCGGCTGATGGGCGGCGAGATCGCGGTGCGCAGCGCGCCGGGCGCCGGCAGCGTGTTCACCTTCCACTGCCCGCTGCTGCTGAGCCCGGCCGCGCCGGCCCGGCCCGGCCTGCTGCCGCCGGCGCCGCTGCGCTCGCTGTCGGTGCTGGTGGCCGAAGACCACCCGGTCAACCGCCTGTACATGGCCGCGCTGCTCGAGCGCCTGGGCCACCAGGGCCGCTTTGCCGAGAACGGGCTCGAGGCGCTGCAGGCCGTGCAGGCCGCCGCCGAACAGCCTTTTGACATCGTGCTGATGGACGTGCACATGCCGGTGATGGACGGCGTGGCCGCCATCGAGGCCATTCGTGCCCTGCCCGGCACGGCCGGCCGCACCACCATCGTGGCGCTGACCGCCGACGTGTTTGCCGACACCCGCGAGCGCTGCCTGCGCGCCGGCGTGAGCGAGGTGGTGGCCAAGCCGGTCAGCCTGACCGGGCTGCAGGCGCTGTTTGCGCGCCTGTTCGGCACCGCCACCGAGCTGCCGCCGGTGCCGGCGCTGCAGGTGGAGGGGGGCGACACGGTGCCCCTGCTCGATCGCCAGATGCTGCGCAATGTGCGCGAGCTGATGGGCGCCGAGCAGCTGCCGGGCCTGTACGGCGGCTTTTTTCAGCAGGTGGACGATGCCTCGCGCCGCATGCGCGAGGCCATGCGCGAGGCCGATGCCGAAGCCCTGCGGCGCGCGGCGCACAGCGTCAAGGGCGCGGCGCTCAACCTGGGCCTGTCGGCCCTGGCCGAGGCGGCCGCCACACTGAGCCGCGACGCGCGCCAGCTGGGCGCCGCGGCCCTGGCGCTGGCGCTGCAGCGCTTTGACGAGACGCTGGCCGCCACCCGCGTGCTGTGCGTCAGCGAAGGCCTGCTGGCCACCAGCCCCGCCGCCACCGCACCGGCGCCCTGA
- a CDS encoding esterase/lipase family protein: MATRHPHRGAPHTLHSLIEWRALLEMAMLPMAWPMLAGAQPGDGHPVLLLPGFMADEGTLVALKLFLRGRGYDVQTWGLGRNIGFQRRHAEALEKKIRHLHHKTGRTVSLVGWSLGGVFSMYGALQASDCVRQVITLGSPISVGPEGSRSPPLVKALYRLIAHPMGPEVHVMQPRVKQLRERQLPPVPVSCLYSISDGVVPPQEATVDGPDSQVENIRVAGSHTGLGFNAMVMCVVADRLAQPEGHWQPFQPAGLPGMAYRLLTHEALPI; the protein is encoded by the coding sequence ATGGCCACCCGACACCCGCACCGCGGCGCGCCGCACACCCTGCACTCGCTGATCGAGTGGCGCGCGCTGCTGGAGATGGCCATGCTGCCGATGGCCTGGCCGATGCTGGCCGGCGCCCAGCCAGGCGACGGCCACCCGGTGCTGCTGCTGCCCGGCTTCATGGCCGACGAAGGCACGCTGGTGGCGCTGAAGCTGTTTCTGCGCGGCCGCGGCTACGACGTGCAGACCTGGGGCCTGGGCCGCAACATCGGCTTCCAGCGCCGCCATGCCGAGGCGCTGGAAAAAAAGATCCGCCACCTGCACCACAAGACCGGCCGCACCGTCAGCCTGGTGGGCTGGAGCCTGGGCGGCGTGTTCTCGATGTACGGCGCGCTGCAGGCCAGCGACTGTGTGCGCCAGGTCATCACGCTGGGCAGCCCGATCAGCGTGGGCCCCGAGGGCAGCCGCTCACCGCCGCTGGTGAAGGCCCTGTACCGCTTGATCGCCCACCCGATGGGCCCCGAGGTGCATGTGATGCAGCCGCGCGTGAAGCAGCTGCGCGAGCGCCAGCTGCCGCCGGTGCCGGTGAGCTGCCTGTACTCGATCAGCGACGGCGTGGTGCCGCCCCAGGAAGCCACCGTGGACGGCCCCGACAGCCAGGTCGAGAACATCCGCGTGGCCGGCAGCCACACCGGCCTGGGCTTCAACGCCATGGTGATGTGCGTGGTGGCCGACCGCCTGGCCCAGCCCGAAGGCCATTGGCAGCCCTTTCAACCCGCCGGCCTGCCGGGCATGGCCTACAGGCTGCTGACGCACGAGGCGCTGCCGATCTGA
- a CDS encoding ligase-associated DNA damage response DEXH box helicase: MPTTPAAAPDRAPCPALQAAEAWFAGRGWLPFAFQREVWAACAEGRSGLLHATTGAGKTYAVGLGAVLRAATLGVPMQAGPERAQAGAAPPLGLLWITPMRALAADTQRALAAPLADLAPAWSLGLRSGDTGSAERARQDRRLPTALVTTPESATLLLTKADARALLRGVHTVVVDEWHEMVGNKRGVQVQLLLARLQAWNPRLVVWGLSATLGNLPAAMAMLLGPRPRRPAPRLVRGRIDKALVIDTLLPAQPGRFSWGGHLGAQMQQPVADEIARTAASGGSTLVFTNVRSQAEAWYQLLLAARPEWAGEIALHHGSLDKGVREWVEAGLKAGRLKAVVATSSLDLGVDFLPVERVLQIGSAKGVARLLQRAGRSGHQPGRPSRITLVPTNTLELIEAVAARRAVAAGRVEPRQAPEQPLDVLVQHLVTVALGGGFAADSTLGDGCTADALYDEVRRTWSYRALPREAFQWALDFVVRGGASLGAYPEYHRVVLRDGVYRVEDRGIALRHRLQVGTIVGESSMLVKWFSSAGMGGTLGQIEEGFIARLNKGDCFVFGGRVLEYVRTQDMVAFVKKSSGKRGLVPSWQGGKMPLSSELADATLAVLAGCVPGCVSGCVSDDGQADPAGVATDPELQAARPMLQAQARLSRLPTPAALLLEQYRSREGHHLFIYPFAGRFVHLGLASLLGWRLARERPNTFSISINDYGFELLSADAVDIAGLLDHALLAGDEADGQLLHDVLASLNSSELALRRFREIARVAGLVFTGYPGAPKSTRQLQASSGLFYEVFRKYDPANRLLGQADAEVLAQELDLGHLAACLARLRRQRIEAVTLPAPSPFALALMVERFREQLSTEKLADRLARMVAESEAVLDAAEAVPAAPRRRRAATAPRSPG; encoded by the coding sequence ATGCCCACGACCCCGGCCGCCGCCCCCGACCGCGCGCCATGCCCCGCGCTGCAGGCCGCCGAGGCCTGGTTTGCTGGGCGCGGCTGGCTGCCGTTCGCTTTTCAGCGCGAGGTCTGGGCGGCCTGCGCCGAGGGGCGCAGCGGCCTGCTGCATGCCACCACCGGCGCCGGCAAGACCTACGCCGTGGGCCTGGGTGCGGTGCTGCGCGCGGCCACGCTGGGGGTGCCGATGCAGGCCGGGCCGGAGCGTGCCCAGGCCGGCGCCGCGCCGCCGCTCGGCTTGCTCTGGATCACGCCGATGCGCGCGCTGGCGGCCGACACGCAACGCGCGCTGGCCGCGCCGCTGGCCGATCTGGCACCGGCCTGGAGCCTGGGCCTGCGCAGTGGCGACACTGGCAGCGCCGAGCGCGCGCGGCAGGACCGGCGCCTGCCCACCGCGCTGGTCACCACCCCCGAATCGGCCACGCTGCTGCTGACCAAGGCCGATGCCCGGGCGCTGCTGCGCGGCGTGCACACCGTGGTGGTGGACGAGTGGCACGAGATGGTGGGCAACAAGCGCGGCGTGCAGGTGCAGCTGCTGCTGGCGCGCCTGCAGGCCTGGAACCCCAGGCTGGTGGTGTGGGGCCTGTCGGCCACGCTGGGCAATCTGCCGGCGGCCATGGCCATGCTGCTGGGCCCCCGGCCCCGGCGCCCGGCGCCGCGCCTGGTGCGCGGGCGCATCGACAAGGCGCTGGTCATCGACACCCTGCTGCCGGCCCAGCCGGGGCGCTTTTCGTGGGGCGGCCACCTGGGCGCGCAGATGCAGCAGCCGGTGGCCGACGAGATCGCCCGCACCGCGGCCAGCGGCGGCAGCACGCTGGTGTTCACCAATGTGCGCTCGCAGGCCGAGGCCTGGTATCAGCTGCTGCTGGCCGCCCGCCCCGAATGGGCCGGCGAGATCGCGCTGCACCATGGCTCGCTCGACAAGGGCGTGCGCGAATGGGTGGAGGCCGGCCTGAAGGCCGGCCGGCTGAAGGCGGTGGTGGCCACCTCGTCGCTCGACCTGGGCGTGGACTTCCTGCCGGTCGAGCGCGTGCTGCAGATCGGCTCGGCCAAGGGCGTGGCGCGGTTGCTGCAGCGCGCCGGCCGCTCGGGCCACCAGCCGGGGCGGCCCAGCCGCATCACGCTGGTGCCCACCAACACGCTGGAGCTGATCGAGGCCGTGGCCGCGCGCCGCGCCGTGGCCGCCGGCCGGGTCGAGCCGCGGCAGGCGCCCGAGCAGCCGCTGGACGTGCTGGTGCAGCACCTGGTGACGGTGGCGCTCGGCGGCGGCTTTGCCGCCGACTCGACGCTCGGCGATGGCTGCACGGCCGACGCGCTGTACGACGAGGTGCGCCGCACCTGGAGCTACCGCGCGCTGCCGCGCGAGGCCTTCCAGTGGGCGCTGGATTTCGTGGTGCGCGGCGGCGCGTCGCTGGGCGCCTACCCCGAGTACCACCGCGTGGTGCTGCGCGATGGCGTCTACCGCGTGGAGGACCGCGGCATTGCACTGCGCCACCGGCTGCAGGTGGGCACCATCGTCGGCGAGAGTTCCATGCTGGTGAAGTGGTTCTCGTCGGCCGGCATGGGCGGCACGCTGGGGCAGATCGAGGAGGGCTTCATCGCCCGGCTGAACAAGGGTGACTGCTTCGTGTTCGGCGGCCGGGTGCTGGAGTACGTGCGCACCCAGGACATGGTGGCCTTCGTCAAGAAGAGCAGCGGCAAGCGTGGCCTGGTGCCCAGCTGGCAGGGCGGCAAGATGCCGCTGAGCAGCGAGCTGGCCGATGCCACGCTGGCGGTGCTGGCCGGCTGTGTGCCCGGCTGTGTGTCCGGCTGTGTGTCCGACGACGGGCAGGCCGATCCGGCCGGCGTGGCCACCGACCCCGAGCTGCAGGCCGCGCGGCCGATGCTGCAGGCCCAGGCGCGCCTGTCGCGCCTGCCCACGCCGGCGGCGCTGCTGCTCGAGCAGTACCGCTCGCGCGAGGGCCACCACCTGTTCATCTACCCCTTTGCCGGGCGCTTTGTGCACCTGGGCCTGGCCAGCCTGCTGGGTTGGCGGCTGGCGCGCGAGCGGCCCAACACCTTCTCGATCAGCATCAACGACTACGGCTTCGAGCTGCTCTCGGCCGATGCGGTCGACATCGCCGGCCTGCTCGACCACGCGCTGCTGGCCGGTGACGAGGCCGACGGCCAGCTGCTGCACGACGTGCTGGCCAGCCTCAACAGCAGCGAGCTGGCGCTGCGCCGCTTTCGCGAGATCGCCCGCGTGGCCGGCCTGGTGTTCACTGGCTATCCCGGCGCGCCCAAGAGCACGCGGCAGCTGCAGGCCTCGTCGGGCCTGTTCTACGAGGTGTTTCGCAAGTACGACCCGGCCAACCGCCTGCTCGGCCAGGCCGATGCCGAGGTGCTGGCGCAGGAGCTCGACCTGGGCCACCTGGCCGCCTGCCTGGCGCGCTTGCGCCGCCAGCGCATCGAGGCGGTGACGCTGCCTGCGCCCAGCCCCTTTGCGCTGGCGCTGATGGTGGAGCGCTTTCGCGAGCAGCTCAGCACCGAGAAGCTGGCCGACCGGCTGGCGCGCATGGTGGCCGAGTCCGAGGCCGTGCTCGATGCCGCCGAGGCCGTGCCCGCCGCGCCGCGCCGCCGCCGGGCCGCAACAGCGCCGCGATCGCCCGGTTGA